A section of the Candidatus Latescibacterota bacterium genome encodes:
- a CDS encoding type II secretion system F family protein, with product MASFVWQGISLSGKRVSGVLEADSKADVLKNLRKQKIRITLVQEQAAKKGMFSRPKKIKVKDLGLFTRQFATMISAGLPLIQCLEVLAQQMDHPELRSVISQVTQRIEGGSTLNEALRDHPVVFNELFTSMVEAGETGGILDTILERLATHLEKMEALIRKIKGAMTYPLVVFSVSMGATAFMLLFLIPRFAAMFADFGGELPLPTKIVMMASDGLKHYGWVLVILIVGGLIFLKRYRATYKGARKVDAIMLRIPVIGQVVRKGSVSRFSRTLGTLLASGVPLLDGLNVTARAAGNTIVSDAVGVIRTSVTGGSTLAEPMRQVGVFPPMVTQMVSVGEETGRLDEMLGKLADFYDDEVDAAVDSLTAVIEPVMIVVMGLIVGGMLIAMYLPMFKLISVVSGG from the coding sequence ATGGCTAGCTTCGTCTGGCAGGGCATTTCGCTGAGCGGCAAGCGGGTCTCCGGCGTGCTGGAGGCCGACAGCAAGGCGGACGTCCTCAAGAACCTGCGCAAGCAGAAGATCCGCATCACCCTGGTGCAGGAGCAGGCCGCCAAGAAGGGCATGTTCTCGCGCCCGAAGAAGATCAAGGTCAAGGACCTCGGTCTCTTCACGCGCCAGTTCGCCACGATGATCAGCGCCGGTCTGCCGCTCATCCAGTGCCTCGAGGTGCTGGCGCAGCAGATGGATCACCCGGAGCTGCGCTCGGTGATCAGCCAGGTGACGCAGAGGATCGAGGGCGGTTCGACGCTGAACGAGGCGCTGCGGGACCACCCGGTCGTCTTCAACGAGCTCTTCACGAGCATGGTGGAGGCGGGCGAGACGGGCGGTATCCTGGACACCATCCTCGAGCGCCTGGCGACGCACCTGGAGAAGATGGAAGCCCTGATCCGCAAGATCAAGGGCGCCATGACCTACCCGCTGGTGGTCTTCTCGGTGAGCATGGGCGCCACGGCCTTCATGCTGCTCTTCCTGATCCCTCGCTTCGCGGCGATGTTCGCGGACTTCGGCGGCGAGCTGCCGCTGCCCACGAAGATCGTCATGATGGCGAGCGACGGCCTGAAGCACTACGGCTGGGTCCTGGTGATCCTGATCGTGGGCGGCCTGATCTTCCTCAAGCGCTACCGCGCCACCTACAAGGGCGCACGCAAGGTGGACGCCATCATGCTGCGCATCCCGGTGATCGGCCAGGTCGTGCGCAAGGGCTCCGTGAGCCGCTTCTCGCGCACGCTCGGCACCCTGCTCGCCAGCGGCGTGCCGCTGCTCGACGGCCTCAACGTCACCGCCCGCGCCGCGGGCAACACCATCGTCTCGGACGCCGTCGGCGTGATCCGCACCTCGGTGACCGGCGGCTCCACGCTGGCCGAGCCGATGCGCCAGGTGGGCGTCTTCCCGCCAATGGTGACGCAGATGGTCAGCGTGGGCGAAGAGACCGGCCGCCTGGACGAGATGCTCGGCAAGCTCGCCGACTTCTACGACGACGAGGTCGACGCGGCGGTGGACTCGCTCACCGCGGTGATCGAGCCGGTGATGATCGTCGTCATGGGTCTCATCGTCGGCGGCATGCTGATCGCCATGTACCTGCCGATGTTCAAGCTCATCAGCGTCGTGTCCGGAGGTTAG
- a CDS encoding PAS domain S-box protein has product MQKVEPAGATLDPAWTAMISGGAGAVAALAAALGAPPSLLLGLGAVAAGAGAWTVAGLRAERRRRMMSESILQAGTRTAEDIIAAIPSGLVGLDETGSVCRWNEVATRILGMGRGGMIGQHVDRWPIAGQRGLAALLRDALEGKTVNRGSLDVTRTDGKIIPLGISTSRLGGGSGAVAVFQDLTEARKLRARMQQQERLAAVGALAASIAHEIRNPLASIAGSVELLAGELELSGEHRVLLDLIIKESDRLNALIGEFLDFTRERQPSPEVLDPSVLLREVLRLLRQRSEAGEQLRLTLGAEDAPAQVEADPGMLKQVLLNLLLNAAQAVNWRGALKVTLAQAPASDCEKGATGHCLTIDVADDGPGIAAADKEHVFEPFFTTKPGGTGLGLAIAHRLVRLHGGQLELVESEGPGAVFRVRLPLLWRGAGDATGAHAPETTETAVQQS; this is encoded by the coding sequence ATGCAGAAGGTCGAGCCAGCCGGCGCAACGCTGGACCCCGCCTGGACCGCCATGATCAGCGGGGGCGCCGGCGCCGTGGCCGCCCTGGCGGCCGCGCTGGGGGCTCCGCCCTCGCTGCTGCTGGGGCTCGGGGCCGTGGCGGCGGGCGCGGGCGCCTGGACCGTCGCGGGGCTTCGCGCGGAACGACGACGGCGAATGATGTCGGAATCGATACTTCAGGCGGGCACGCGCACGGCCGAAGACATCATTGCGGCCATTCCCAGCGGGTTGGTGGGCTTGGACGAGACCGGTTCCGTCTGCCGCTGGAACGAGGTCGCGACCCGGATCCTCGGCATGGGCCGGGGGGGAATGATCGGACAGCACGTGGATCGCTGGCCCATCGCGGGGCAGCGCGGCCTGGCCGCCCTGCTGCGCGACGCGCTCGAAGGGAAGACGGTGAACCGAGGCAGCCTGGACGTGACCCGCACCGACGGCAAGATCATCCCGCTCGGCATCTCGACGAGCCGGCTGGGTGGCGGTTCCGGCGCGGTGGCCGTGTTCCAGGACCTGACCGAGGCGAGAAAGCTCCGGGCGCGCATGCAGCAGCAGGAGCGCCTGGCCGCCGTGGGCGCGCTGGCGGCGTCCATCGCCCACGAGATCCGCAATCCGCTGGCCTCCATCGCCGGCAGCGTGGAGCTGCTCGCGGGGGAGCTGGAGCTGTCCGGCGAGCACCGGGTGCTGCTCGACCTGATCATCAAGGAGAGCGACCGGCTCAACGCGCTGATCGGGGAGTTCCTCGACTTCACGCGCGAGCGCCAGCCGAGCCCCGAGGTGCTCGATCCGAGCGTCCTGCTGCGCGAGGTGCTGCGGCTGCTGCGCCAGCGGAGCGAGGCGGGCGAGCAGCTGCGCCTCACCCTCGGCGCCGAGGACGCGCCGGCTCAGGTGGAGGCCGACCCCGGCATGCTGAAGCAGGTGCTTCTCAACCTGCTGCTCAACGCCGCGCAGGCGGTGAACTGGCGGGGCGCGCTCAAGGTCACGCTGGCCCAGGCGCCGGCGTCGGACTGCGAGAAGGGGGCCACCGGACACTGTCTGACAATTGACGTGGCCGACGACGGGCCCGGCATCGCGGCCGCCGACAAGGAGCACGTCTTCGAGCCCTTCTTCACCACCAAGCCCGGCGGCACGGGCCTGGGGCTCGCCATCGCGCACCGCCTCGTGCGGCTGCACGGCGGCCAGCTCGAGCTGGTGGAAAGTGAAGGGCCGGGCGCCGTGTTCCGCGTCCGCCTGCCCCTGCTCTGGCGGGGCGCGGGCGACGCGACCGGGGCGCACGCCCCGGAAACGACCGAAACAGCAGTACAGCAGTCTTAG
- a CDS encoding sigma-54-dependent Fis family transcriptional regulator → MAQPRILLVDDEESMIRFLSIMLAKEGYEIRAVSSGKQALRELQQWRADLVISDIRMPEMDGIQLLAGIKAIDASIPVILLTAYASQETAIEAVNKGAFHYLIKQARNDEIKMVVRNALAMREVRSENTQLRRQLQDDSSLESIIGSSEAMQRIFAVVRKIAATDSTILIGGESGTGKELIARAIHFMSGRADKPFVGVNCGALPENLLESELFGHVKGSFTGAIRDKEGLFKVAESGTIFLDEVGEITPALQVKLLRALQEREFLPVGGTQPVKVDVRVLAATNRDLEEEVERGTFRADLYYRLNVIPLTVPPLRERREDVPLLVRHFIQRLAEKRGLPMKGITRDAMELLCEYDWPGNVRELENVLERMVLLEERDSLDRESLPEKLLESPDRSPKAFFEGKPRATLEELEKEYLLQVLESTGWQKKKASAILGINASTLYRKIQRYGLEPQREMAQVD, encoded by the coding sequence ATGGCTCAGCCCAGGATCCTACTGGTCGACGACGAAGAGAGCATGATCCGCTTCCTGTCGATCATGCTCGCCAAGGAAGGATACGAGATCCGCGCGGTCAGCAGCGGCAAGCAGGCCCTGCGCGAGCTGCAGCAGTGGCGGGCCGATCTCGTGATCAGCGACATCCGCATGCCGGAGATGGACGGCATCCAGCTCCTGGCGGGCATCAAGGCCATCGACGCGTCGATCCCGGTGATCCTCCTCACGGCCTACGCGAGCCAGGAGACCGCCATCGAGGCCGTGAACAAGGGCGCCTTCCACTACCTGATCAAGCAGGCCCGCAACGACGAGATCAAGATGGTGGTGCGCAACGCGCTGGCCATGCGCGAGGTACGCAGCGAGAACACCCAGCTGCGCCGCCAGCTGCAGGACGACTCGTCGCTGGAGAGCATCATCGGCAGCAGCGAGGCCATGCAGCGGATCTTCGCCGTGGTGCGCAAGATCGCGGCGACGGACAGCACCATCCTCATCGGTGGCGAGAGCGGCACCGGTAAGGAGCTGATCGCGCGGGCCATCCACTTCATGAGCGGCCGCGCGGACAAGCCCTTCGTGGGCGTCAACTGCGGCGCGCTGCCCGAGAACCTGCTGGAGAGCGAGCTCTTCGGCCACGTGAAGGGCAGCTTCACTGGGGCCATCCGCGACAAGGAGGGCCTCTTCAAGGTGGCCGAGTCGGGCACGATCTTCCTCGACGAGGTCGGCGAGATCACGCCGGCCCTCCAGGTCAAGCTGCTGCGCGCGCTGCAGGAGCGCGAGTTCCTGCCGGTGGGCGGCACGCAGCCGGTGAAGGTGGACGTGCGCGTGCTCGCCGCCACCAACCGCGACCTGGAGGAGGAGGTGGAGCGCGGCACCTTCCGCGCGGACCTCTACTATAGACTCAACGTGATCCCGCTCACGGTGCCGCCGCTGAGGGAACGCCGCGAGGACGTCCCCCTGCTGGTGCGGCACTTCATCCAGCGCCTGGCGGAGAAGCGCGGCCTGCCCATGAAGGGCATCACCCGCGACGCCATGGAGCTGCTCTGCGAGTACGACTGGCCCGGCAACGTCCGCGAGCTGGAGAACGTGCTGGAGCGCATGGTCCTGCTCGAGGAGCGCGACAGCCTGGACCGCGAGTCGCTGCCCGAGAAGCTGCTGGAGAGCCCCGACCGGAGCCCGAAGGCCTTCTTCGAAGGCAAGCCCCGGGCGACGCTCGAGGAACTGGAGAAGGAGTACCTGCTGCAGGTGCTCGAATCCACCGGATGGCAGAAGAAGAAGGCCAGCGCCATCCTCGGCATCAATGCGTCCACCCTCTACCGCAAGATCCAGCGCTACGGCCTCGAGCCGCAGCGCGAAATGGCGCAGGTGGACTGA
- a CDS encoding type II secretion system protein, which translates to MLDRRGFTLIELMVVIVVIGILAIMGTMNFTTMRNRAMEASVKANGHAGQLAVEAYAAANFGTYPPAATALADIQAQLPGGAIFKNPFSGADGLSVGAGPAEGMVDYQDPTAMGDPQHYRLDCYGNGGGLLLGLSNG; encoded by the coding sequence ATGCTGGATAGACGGGGCTTCACCTTGATCGAGCTCATGGTGGTCATCGTGGTGATCGGCATCCTCGCGATCATGGGCACGATGAACTTCACCACCATGCGCAACCGCGCCATGGAGGCCTCGGTCAAGGCCAACGGGCACGCGGGGCAGCTCGCGGTGGAGGCCTACGCCGCCGCGAACTTCGGCACCTATCCGCCCGCCGCCACGGCCCTGGCGGACATCCAGGCGCAGCTGCCGGGAGGGGCGATCTTCAAGAACCCCTTCAGCGGCGCCGACGGTCTCAGCGTGGGCGCCGGTCCCGCCGAGGGCATGGTGGACTACCAGGACCCCACGGCCATGGGCGATCCGCAGCACTACCGCCTCGACTGCTACGGCAACGGCGGAGGGCTACTCCTCGGCCTGTCAAACGGATAA